From a single Xanthomonas hyacinthi genomic region:
- a CDS encoding conjugal transfer protein TraM, with protein sequence MADQVEELIKEIAAKHGIAVSRDDPILVLQTINNRLMQDSSKAQQAQLDQYKEELEALALRWGTDAKDKAERILNAALTASKGAMDKAMQENAKSTAATVRAEVDAALGRVAGQVKDARRIGLLNVLASCITLAAAAVALWVALR encoded by the coding sequence ATGGCCGACCAGGTAGAGGAACTCATCAAGGAGATTGCCGCGAAGCACGGCATAGCCGTCTCGCGTGATGATCCGATCCTGGTCCTGCAGACGATCAACAACCGGCTGATGCAGGACAGCTCCAAGGCGCAACAGGCCCAGCTCGATCAGTACAAGGAAGAGCTGGAGGCCCTGGCGCTCCGCTGGGGAACGGACGCCAAAGACAAGGCCGAGCGCATCCTGAATGCGGCACTGACCGCAAGCAAAGGGGCGATGGACAAGGCCATGCAGGAGAACGCCAAGAGCACGGCCGCCACGGTGCGCGCCGAGGTCGATGCAGCCTTGGGCCGTGTCGCTGGCCAGGTCAAGGATGCGCGGCGGATCGGCCTGCTGAACGTGCTTGCATCGTGCATCACGCTCGCAGCGGCGGCGGTTGCGTTGTGGGTAGCGCTGCGATAG